A part of Aegilops tauschii subsp. strangulata cultivar AL8/78 chromosome 2, Aet v6.0, whole genome shotgun sequence genomic DNA contains:
- the LOC109787410 gene encoding uncharacterized protein, which translates to MSMRCLGASDFRGVRERRSSAFSSEIWFGKKRLSLGTFDTTEDAARAYDAAVWRLRRPRREMNFPDVSTSQRAPDLAPLPWLFTNEDHRDNRRRQRRLAIAEMDVEAMAVWRERFPQDIVNEHQFYKQRRMESEARRTERAAYREDKLARKQAAQLNMKLGEASSWDSEDERYADAYIQTSEEDITESVSENDA; encoded by the coding sequence ATGTCGATGCGCTGCCTGGGCGCTTCGGATTTTCGTGGAGTCCGTGAGCGCCGCTCCAGCGCCTTCTCCTCCGAAATCTGGTTTGGCAAAAAACGCCTCAGTCTCGGCACCTTCGACACCACAGAGGATGcggcccgcgcgtacgacgcggcagTGTGGCGCCTTCGGCGGCCTCGTCGGGAGATGAATTTTCCCGACGTGTCGACGAGCCAGCGGGCGCCGGATCTCGCGCCTCTCCCCTGGCTTTTCACCAACGAGGATCATCGTGACAACCGGAGGCGGCAGCGTCGCCTCgccatcgccgagatggacgtgGAAGCCATGGCGGTGTGGCGCgaacgcttcccgcaggacatcgtCAACGAGCACCAGTTCTACAAGCAACGGAGGATGGAGAGCGAGGCGAGGAGgacggagcgagccgcctatcgggAGGACAAGCTTGCGCGGAAGCAGGCCGCTCAATTGAACATGAAGCTAGGAGAAGCATCGTCCTGGGACTCCGAGGACGAGCGGTATGCTGACGCGTACattcagacgtcggaggaggacattaccGAGTCGGTGTCGGAAAATGACGCGTAG
- the LOC109787416 gene encoding LRR receptor-like serine/threonine-protein kinase GHR1 produces MGFVGRFLFLLLLVVTTPALGQLPSQDILALLAFKKGITHDPAGFVTDSWNDESIDFNGCPASWNGVVCNGASVAGVVLDGHRISGVADLSVFANLTMLVKLSMANNNLSGSLPSNVASLKSLKFLDISNNRFSGPIPDDIGSLRSLQNMSLAGNNFSGPLPDSIDGLASLQSLDVSGNALSGSLPAALKGLRSMVALNLSYNAFTKGIPAGLGLLVNLQSVDLCWNQLDGGVDWKFLIESTVTHVDFSGNLLTSTTPKELKFLADISETVVYLNLSNNKLTGSLIDGVELSTFGRLKVLDLSSNELSGDLPGFNYVYDLEVLRLANNGFTGFVPSGLLKGDSLVLNQLDLSANNLTGHINMITSTTLQILNLSSNALFGDLPLLAGSCTVLDLSNNQFRGNLSVFTKWSNDLEYVDLSQNNLTGSMPDVSSQFLRLNYLNLSHNSLADTIPEAVVLYPKLTVLDLSSNQFSGPIPANLLSSSMLHELYIQDNMLTGGVSFPGSSSKNLSLEVLDISGNHFSGSLPDDVVSLSGLRVLDISSNNFSGALPATVTKLAALTALDISTNQFTGPLPDALPDTLQSLNASYNDLSGVVPVNLRKFPESSFHPGNSRLEYPASSSGSGNPHSGSAGGKSLSTGAKIGLVAASIVLLVILILIAIVCHYKRISRQFPSSEKVSDKNLHRATKDIESMKRKDNKGSSEVSADDLGAPRKGSTSEAPSQEEKLSGVGAFSPSKGSRFSWSPDSGEAYGQEGLARLDVRSPDRLAGELHFLDETITLTPEELSRAPAEVLGRSSHGTSYRATLENGVFLTVKWLREGVARPKREFTKEAKKFANIRHPNVVGLRGYYWGPTPHEKLILSDYVSPGSLASFLYDRPGRRGPPLTWAQRLKIAVDVARGLNYLHFDRAMPHGNLKATNILLDGLDLNARIADYCLHRLMTQAGVVEQIVDLGALGYRAPELAASKKPSPSFKSDVYAFGVALLELLTGRCAGDVITGSEGGVDLTDWVRLRVAEGQESECFDPAMASDSENQQGVKGMKEVLGIALRCIRPVSERPGIKSVYEDLSSI; encoded by the exons ATGGGGTTTGTTGGCAGATTTTTGTTTTTGCTCTTGCTGGTGGTCACCACCCCTGCCTTGGGCCAACTGCCGTCGCAAGACATCCTCGCGCTCCTGGCCTTCAAGAAGGGAATCACCCATGACCCTGCTGGTTTCGTCACGGACTCCTGGAATGACGAGTCAATTGACTTCAATGGCTGCCCGGCCTCCTGGAACGGCGTCGTGTGCAATGGCGCCAGCGTGGCTGGAGTTGTGCTTGACGGGCATCGGATCTCAGGTGTTGCCGATCTCTCCGTGTTTGCCAACCTGACCATGCTTGTCAAGCTCTCCATGGCCAATAACAATCTCTCCGGGAGCCTCCCTAGCAATGTGGCTAGTCTCAAGAGCTTGAAGTTCCTGGACATCTCCAACAACCGGTTCTCGGGTCCAATCCCTGATGATATTGGCAGTCTCCGGAGCCTGCAGAACATGTCGCTTGCCGGGAACAACTTCTCAGGTCCATTGCCTGACTCCATTGACGGGCTCGCGTCGCTTCAGTCGCTGGATGTGAGCGGCAATGCTCTGTCTGGCTCATTGCCGGCAGCTCTGAAAGGTCTTCGGAGCATGGTTGCTCTGAACCTCTCATATAATGCCTTCACAAAGGGCATTCCTGCTGGGCTTGGCCTCCTTGTGAACCTCCAGTCTGTGGATCTGTGCTGGAATCAATTGGATGGTGGTGTCGATTGGAAATTCTTGATTGAGTCAACTGTTACTCATGTTGACTTCAGTGGAAACTTGCTCACCAGCACCACCCCCAAAGAACTCAAGTTTCTCGCAGATATTTCAGAGACAGTTGTATATCTGAACCTTAGCAACAACAAGTTGACCGGGTCACTGATAGATGGAGTTGAGCTCTCAACTTTTGGGAGATTGAAGGTGCTTGATCTGAGTAGTAATGAGCTGTCTGGAGACCTCCCAGGATTCAATTATGTTTATGATCTTGAAGTTTTGCGCCTTGCAAACAATGGATTCACTGGGTTTGTACCTAGTGGACTTCTAAAGGGAGATTCTCTGGTGTTGAACCAACTGGACCTTAGTGCAAACAACCTGACAG GACATATCAATATGATCACATCAACTACCTTGCAGATCCTTAATTTGTCCTCAAATGCTCTTTTTGGGGATCTACCATTGCTTGCTGGAAGCTGCACTGTGTTAGATCTATCAAATAACCAGTTCCGAGGAAATTTATCAGTTTTTACCAAATGGAGCAATGACTTGGAATATGTTGACCTCAGCCAGAACAATCTAACTGGGAGTATGCCTGATGTGAGCTCACAATTCCTTCGCCTAAACTACCTGAACCTTTCTCATAATTCTCTAGCTGATACCATACCTGAAGCTGTTGTTTTGTATCCCAAACTTACTGTCCTTGACCTCAGCTCCAATCAGTTTAGTGGTCCTATTCCTGCTAATCTACTCTCTTCCTCCATGCTGCATGAGCTCTACATCCAGGATAACATGCTTACTGGTGGCGTGTCGTTCCCAGGATCCTCGTCCAAAAATTTGAGTCTTGAAGTGCTTGATATTTCTGGAAACCATTTTAGTGGCAGCCTCCCTGATGATGTAGTCTCCTTGTCTGGCCTCCGTGTCCTTGACATATCCTCAAACAATTTCTCCGGAGCTTTACCAGCCACTGTCACTAAGCTTGCAGCACTTACCGCACTTGACATATCAACGAACCAGTTCACGGGACCACTGCCAGACGCACTTCCGGATACTCTTCAGTCCCTCAATGCCTCTTATAATGACCTATCTGGTGTCGTGCCTGTGAACTTGAGAAAGTTCCCAGAATCTTCTTTCCATCCTGGGAACTCGAGATTAGAGTATCCTGCTAGCTCATCTGGATCCGGCAATCCCCACTCTGGTTCAGCAGGTGGCAAATCACTCAGCACAGGTGCTAAAATAGGACTTGTAGCAGCTAGCATTGTTCTTCTTGTCATCCTTATCCTTATTGCTATTGTATGCCACTACAAGCGGATCTCACGGCAGTTCCCTAGCTCAGAGAAGGTCTCTGACAAGAACCTCCACAGGGCTACTAAAGACATTGAGAGCATGAAAAGAAAGGACAACAAAGGTAGTTCGGAGGTGTCGGCGGATGATCTTGGCGCTCCTCGAAAGGGCTCCACATCCGAAGCACCGAGCCAAGAAGAGAAGTTGTCAGGTGTGGGGGCATTTTCACCATCCAAGGGGAGCCGCTTCTCTTGGTCACCGGATTCTGGAGAGGCGTATGGACAGGAAGGCCTAGCACGGCTGGACGTCAGGTCACCTGACAGGTTAGCAGGGGAGCTGCACTTCCTGGATGAAACCATCACGCTCACACCGGAGGAGCTGTCAAGGGCGCCAGCTGAAGTGCTTGGGAGGAGCAGCCACGGAACTTCGTACAGGGCAACATTGGAGAATGGTGTATTCTTGACAGTGAAGTGGCTGAGAGAAGGTGTTGCGAGGCCCAAGAGAGAGTTCACCAAGGAGGCCAAGAAATTTGCAAACATCCGGCATCCCAATGTAGTTGGCTTGCGTGGATACTACTGGGGTCCAACACCACATGAGAAACTCATCCTGTCAGACTATGTTTCGCCCGGAAGTCTGGCTAGCTTTTTGTACG ATCGGCCGGGGAGGAGAGGCCCTCCACTGACCTGGGCGCAGCGGCTCAAGATCGCGGTTGATGTGGCACGTGGCCTGAATTACCTCCATTTCGACCGTGCAATGCCTCATGGGAACCTCAAGGCCACCAACATCTTGCTGGACGGCCTTGACCTCAATGCCCGCATCGCCGACTACTGCCTGCACCGCCTGATGACCCAGGCCGGCGTCGTCGAGCAGATTGTCGACCTGGGGGCGCTGGGCTACCGTGCCCCGGAGCTGGCGGCATCCAAGAAGCCATCCCCCTCGTTCAAGTCTGACGTCTACGCCTTTGGTGTTGCGCTGCTGGAGCTCCTGACTGGCCGATGCGCGGGTGACGTCATCACGGGGTCTGAAGGCGGCGTCGACCTGACCGACTGGGTGCGGCTGCGGGTGGCGGAAGGCCAAGAATCGGAGTGCTTTGACCCGGCCATGGCTTCGGACTCGGAGAACCAGCAGGGGGTGAAGGGCATGAAGGAGGTGCTGGGCATTGCGTTGAGATGCATCCGACCGGTCTCCGAAAGGCCTGGGATCAAATCTGTGTACGAGGATCTTTCATCAATCTAG
- the LOC109787417 gene encoding uncharacterized protein, producing MSGKQCKLQASNQAHFRQVSRQNLVRVATKHIFRTVYRRCRRDRRLHAAAIMAAALRPLLRWHAVLPPSSMLRALFPVPYSKAAARPPAVCHAPLPPPLLREVTPRRAPPIPKGEPHRCTAVQSTMSDSTKSLLDKLKDLKDSKKPLDDMEKNIKERREMIKKALHDSRVANAMFRVRLDGLRKLLAKIRDGREDSARINAIYRRLEDDYDKDWAIHESKGRLIDEQMKMLRKEGDDYINALREYHELQISILKHAEEVEEAEKVEEVESMEKVEEVENMEKVKKVAKVCAAAGLMGGLLVILGKI from the exons ATGTCAGGGAAGCAGTGCAAGCTTCAGGCCTCCAACCAAGCACACTTCCGGCAGGTCTCCAGGCAAAATTTGGTCAGGGTGGCAACCAAACATATTTTCAGAACTGTGTACCGAAGGTGCAGGCGTGACAGGCGCCTCCACGCGGCGGCGATCATGGCCGCGGCCCTCCGCCCCCTGCTCCGCTGGCACGCAGTTCTGCCGCCATCTTCGATGCTGCGCGCTCTATTCCCCGTGCCGTACTCCAAG GCCGCCGCCAGACCCCCAGCCGTGTGCCACGCCCCCCTGCCGCCTCCCCTTCTGAGGGAGGTTACTCCAAGGAGGGCTCCTCCAATTCCAAAG GGTGAACCACACCGCTGCACTGCTGTTCAAAGTACCATGAGTGACAGTACAAAGTCGTTGCTGGATAAACTGAAGGATCTCAAGGACAGTAAGAAGCCACTGGACGACATGGAAAAGAATATTAAGGAGCGTAGGGAAATGATAAAGAAAGCTCTGCATGACTCTAGGGTTGCTAATGCTATGTTTAGGGTAAGACTGGATGGCCTTAGGAAACTTCTTGCCAAAATACGTGATGGCCGAGAGGATTCTGCCAGAATCAATGCAATATACCGCAGATTGGAGGATGACTATGACAAAGATTGGGCCATTCATGAGTCTAAAGGTCGCTTGATTGACGAACAGATGAAAATGTTAAGGAAGGAGGGAGATGACTATATCAATGCTTTGAG GGAGTATCATGAATTGCAAATATCCATCCTGAAGCATgcagaggaggtggaggaggcggagAAGGTGGAGGAGGTAGAGAGCATGGAGAAGGTGGAGGAGGTAGAGAACATGGAGAAGGTGAAGAAGGTTGCAAAAGTGTGTGCCGCTGCTGGCCTCATGGGAGGGCTTCTGGTGATACTGGGAAAGATCTAG